The following proteins come from a genomic window of Montipora foliosa isolate CH-2021 chromosome 2, ASM3666993v2, whole genome shotgun sequence:
- the LOC137992937 gene encoding monocarboxylate transporter 13-like, translating into MMIVLATKKGDRVYEEAANETEKSKLGQKKLHQQDSCCSWIVCFSGVICLIIVLGCGYCFGIIFPVLLDVFHRGKSTTAWVGSLAFAAPGLFGPLSGRLTDQFGARAVVICGSLLATAGLLLTSYVPSVFLMFLTYGGIFGCGSSFVYIALFEIVPRYFLRHRAMATGLMAMSSGAGFVIISPICQALLTAFGWRGAFRGLALISLIVFLLGWSFDPRVGREETEDPFGKDEKLRNARKKGLLDFSMWRNSTFATVSVVTSFIYIGHISSTLHLIQYCEELGIAEDLAVWLYSSVGLASLFARVPGAKLCEVIGSHKVYLMSSTVSAVSTFLLPLATNWIAVLCFAISYGLADGLMAIGNVLSCLQTLTMEQKAQGFGFFQLLIGAGSLCGPPLGGLVADKTNSYHLAFFAAGAIEFVGIIVYVLCLCLKRRRAARKRSALDGNSSFLTEFLVVDKVTVV; encoded by the exons ATGATGATAGTCTTAGCAACGAAGAAGGGCGATCGCGTTTACGAAGAAGCTGCGAATGAGACAGAGAAATCAAAATTAGGACAGAAGAAATTGCACCAACAAGACAGCTGTTGCTCTTGGATAGTGTGTTTCTCTGGTGTTATTTGCCTTATTATCGTGTTGGGATGCGGCTATTGCTTTGGTATAATATTTCCGGTTCTTCTTGACGTTTTTCACCGAGGCAAATCCACAACTG catGGGTGGGCTCGCTGGCTTTTGCAGCCCCAGGTCTCTTTGGTCCTTTGTCTGGACGACTAACCGATCAGTTTGGTGCCCGCGCTGTAGTGATCTGCGGTTCTCTTTTGGCAACTGCTGGTCTTCTTCTTACATCTTATGTTCCCAGTGTTTTTCTCATGTTTTTGACGTATGGGGGCATCTTTGGCTGTGGGTcaagttttgtttacattgcCCTCTTCGAGATTGTTCCCCGGTATTTCTTGAGACACCGAGCCATGGCCACCGGACTTATGGCAATGAGCTCTGGAGCTGGATTTGTGATAATAAGCCCCATATGCCAGGCCCTTTTAACAGCCTTTGGCTGGAGAGGAGCTTTTAGAGGACTGGCTCTTATATCATTAATAGTGTTCTTGCTTGGTTGGTCTTTTGACCCCCGGGTAGGGAGGGAGGAAACAGAAGATCCATTCGGAAAGGATGAAAAGTTACGGAACGCACGAAAAAAGGGGCTGCTTGATTTCTCTATGTGGAGAAATAGCACCTTTGCCACCGTTTCAGTCGTGACATCTTTCATTTATATTGGACATATATCATCCACGCTTCATCTT ATTCAATACTGCGAGGAGCTCGGTATCGCCGAAGACTTAGCGGTTTGGCTTTATTCTTCTGTCGGCCTGGCTTCTCTTTTTGCCAGAGTACCTGGTGCTAAACTGTGTGAGGTCATCGGGTCCCACAAAGTTTACCTTATGTCCTCAACAGTCAGTGCGGTGTCGACGTTTCTGTTGCCCTTAGCAACTAACTGGATTGCAGTACTTTGTTTTGCAATAAGTTACGGTTTGGCCGATGGCTTGATGGCAATTGGCAATGTACTATCATGCCTTCAAACACTTACAATGGAACAAAAAGCTCAAGGCTTTGGATTTTTTCAGCTTTTGATTGGTGCGGGATCTCTGTGCGGTCCACCTCTAGGAG GTTTGGTGGCTGATAAAACTAATTCATACCACTTGGCGTTTTTTGCTGCAGGGGCGATCGAGTTCGTAGGAATAATTGTATATGTGTTATGTTTGTGTTTAAAGAGAAGACGTGCAGCAAGGAAACGCAGCGCCTTAGATGGCAACTCATCCTTTTTAACCGAATTTCTTGTAGTAGACAAGGTAACAGTTGTGTAA